From a region of the Thermodesulfobium sp. 4217-1 genome:
- a CDS encoding AAA family ATPase, whose translation MIFERATDKEKELSKIKFGSKVKISRADKDALSANTLCNDTVIASYLKTNIEFETLKSVRSWFNLELTIDPHKFFIPYRMLFQLFQSKLFANSNLDPSILSDEKLMGIFEEFLTLDFISENIFNGKIPKNKLVNLLKIADFSLTDVDIVQKSKKMQETENDIFFEDQNMTQDIDLQDQTDIGFNLTPFKTILHHSYKENFSLPFDDESSGIKRYYVLMNILLKALSESKNESKIFVIDEIDRSLHPDLIEHSILTFLKMSRKHNFQLIGTTHNRELLMNKDLIRKDIIWFTEKKTDGSTDLFSLSDFKEIRKKNSYYNFYKTGKLGAVPNLIDFLDEDDTK comes from the coding sequence TTGATTTTTGAGAGAGCTACTGACAAAGAGAAAGAATTATCTAAAATTAAATTTGGTTCAAAGGTGAAGATAAGTAGGGCTGACAAAGATGCTTTGAGTGCCAATACATTATGTAACGATACTGTTATAGCAAGTTATCTTAAAACAAATATAGAGTTTGAAACTTTAAAGTCAGTTAGAAGTTGGTTTAATCTTGAACTAACAATAGATCCACATAAGTTTTTTATTCCTTACAGGATGTTATTTCAATTATTTCAAAGTAAACTTTTTGCTAATTCTAATTTGGACCCATCTATTTTATCAGATGAGAAGTTGATGGGCATATTTGAAGAATTTCTCACTTTAGATTTTATATCTGAAAATATTTTTAATGGTAAAATACCTAAAAATAAACTTGTGAATTTATTAAAAATAGCCGATTTTAGTTTAACTGATGTAGATATAGTACAAAAAAGCAAAAAAATGCAAGAAACAGAAAATGATATATTTTTTGAAGATCAAAATATGACACAAGATATAGATTTACAAGATCAAACTGATATCGGATTTAATCTTACGCCTTTTAAAACTATATTACATCACTCTTATAAAGAGAATTTTAGCTTACCCTTCGATGATGAGTCCAGCGGAATAAAAAGATATTACGTTTTAATGAATATTCTATTAAAGGCACTTTCTGAAAGCAAAAATGAAAGTAAAATTTTTGTAATTGATGAGATAGACAGATCGCTGCATCCAGACTTAATAGAACATTCTATTTTAACCTTTTTAAAGATGAGCAGAAAACACAATTTTCAATTAATAGGCACCACTCACAACAGAGAATTGCTTATGAATAAAGACTTAATCAGAAAGGATATTATATGGTTTACTGAGAAAAAGACAGATGGTTCTACTGATCTGTTTTCTCTTTCTGATTTTAAGGAGATACGAAAAAAAAATTCATATTATAATTTTTATAAAACAGGTAAATTAGGAGCTGTGCCAAATCTGATTGATTTTTTAGATGAAGATGACACGAAATAA